One Danio rerio strain Tuebingen ecotype United States chromosome 9, GRCz12tu, whole genome shotgun sequence genomic region harbors:
- the sik1 gene encoding serine/threonine-protein kinase SIK1 produces MVIMTDSRTGSHSSCAQARPLQVGFYEIIRTLGKGNFAVVKLARHKVTKTQAITTFYFIFMQVAIKIIDKTRLNSANLEKIYREVQIMKLLNHPHIIKLYQVMETKDMLYIVTEYAKNGEMFDYLTSNGRMSENEARKKFWQILTAVDYCHRHHIVHRDLKTENLLLDANMNIKLADFGFGNFYNAGEPLSTWCGSPPYAAPEVFEGKEYEGPQLDIWSLGVVLYVLVCGSLPFDGDSLPALRQRVTEGRFRIPFFMSQDCENLIRKMLVVDPAKRITIAQIKQHRWMLADPSAPHQTLSLSLTDYNSNLGDYSEPVLGIMQTLGIDRQRTVESLQNSSYNHFSAIYYLLLERVKEHRSQQISRQCGAWNQRSRTASDSSTPEVIMESSDSFRNSAFPVATKVNAPIHSEMECEQGGLFQRVVCPVEASLNGLLWNRSISPNSLLETTISEEVRPHDLEEEEGILQVQPPHLPSTTSRRHTLAEVSTSRFHQCSPPCIVVSPSDGASSDSCLKSSSNTNPPLSPVVGDFSSLLISGTGPGALGPAGTPLALSSNLLLQNQGSMLAASFQEGRRASDTSLTQGLKAFRQQLRKNTRAKGLLGLNKIKGLARQVCPPSSCSRGSRGSLGPTMCPPSSLQSSSGPRERRSMLEEVLHQQRMLQIQHQPQPQVQFLSQSHPSSPPSNNLFAPAALFSNPPTQAILPPCQKTSIAFQHNLWQQQQSFDSSSSSLSPVASAAHLLEARLHISQRSHLHPQSPQHLQIQPNLPSQGPFSLLPHPGSWSLSTSTEPEPNVQELICASQKQQLSNCVMVK; encoded by the exons ATGGTGATCATGACGGACAGCAGGACGGGCTCTCACTCAAGCTGTGCCCAGGCGAGGCCTCTTCAAGTCGGCTTCTACGAGATCATCAGAACCCTCGGCAAGGGGAACTTTGCTGTGGTGAAACTAGCCAGACACAAAGTAACGAAAACACAGGCAA TAaccacattttatttcattttcatgcaGGTTGCgattaaaataattgataaaacAAGACTGAACTCTGCTAATTTGGAGAAGATCTACAGGGAGGTTCAGATTATGAAGCTGCTTAATCACCCTCACATCATAAAGCTCTATCAG GTCATGGagaccaaagacatgctgtacatcGTGACGGAGTATGCAAAAAACGGAGAAATGTTTG ACTATCTGACGTCTAATGGAAGGATGAGTGAAAACGAGGCTCGTAAGAAGTTTTGGCAGATTCTGACGGCGGTGGACTACTGTCATAGGCACCACATAGTCCACAGAGATCTCAAAACTGAAAACCTGCTGCTAGATGCCAACATGAACATCAAGCTTGCAG ACTTTGGATTTGGAAACTTCTATAATGCTGGGGAACCTCTCTCCACATGGTGTGGAAGTCCTCCATATGCTGCCCCAGAGGTCTTTGAGGGCAAAGAGTATGAGGGGCCACAGTTAGACATTTGG AGTTTAGGCGTGGTTCTGTATGTGCTGGTGTGTGGGTCACTGCCCTTTGATGGGGACAGTCTTCCAGCTCTGAGACAAAGAGTGACGGAGGGCCGCTTCAGAATACCATTCTTCATGTCACAAG ACTGTGAAAATCTCATTCGTAAGATGCTGGTTGTTGATCCAGCCAAGAGAATCACCATCGCTCAGATCAAGCAGCACCGCTGGATGCTTGCAGATCCCAGTGCACCCCACCAGACCCTTTCCCTTTCCCTTACCGACTACAACTCCAACCTGGGAGACTACAGTGAACCCGTCTTGGGTATCATGCAGACCCTTGGCATTGACCGGCAGAGGACTGTGGAG TCTCTCCAGAACAGCAGCTACAATCACTTCTCAGCTATCTATTACCTGCTGCTCGAAAGAGTGAAGGAGCACCGCAGCCAACAGATTAGCCGTCAATGTGGGGCCTGGAATCAGAGGTCGAGGACAGCGTCTGATTCCTCCACCCCAGAG GTGATCATGGAGTCATCTGACAGCTTCAGAAACTCTGCCTTCCCTGTCGCCACCAAGGTGAATGCTCCTATCCATTCAGAGATGGAATGTGAACAAGGAGGTCTATTTCAG CGCGTGGTGTGCCCAGTGGAAGCCAGCCTGAATGGACTCCTGTGGAACAGATCTATCTCCCCAAACAGCCTGCTGGAGACCACCATTAGCGAGGAGGTGCGACCTCATGACCTAGAGGAAGAAGAGGGTATCCTGCAGGTTCAGCCACCCCATCTGCCAAGCACCACCTCCCGAAGACACACACTTGCAGAGGTCTCCACCAGTAGATTCCACCAGTGCAGTCCACCCT GTATCGTGGTTAGCCCCTCAGATGGTGCATCTTCTGACAGCTGTCTGAAGTCCTCCTCAAACACCAACCCACCTCTCTCCCCAGTTGTAGGGGATTTTTCCTCTCTTCTCATCTCCGGTACTGGACCTGGGGCCTTAGGCCCTGCTGGGACACCCCTTGCTCTTTCCTCCAACTTGCTTTTGCAGAACCAAGGGAGCATGCTTGCAGCCAGCTTCCAAGAGGGCCGTAGAGCATCAGATACCTCCCTTACACAGG gTCTAAAAGCATTCAGACAGCAGCTGAGGAAGAACACTCGTGCGAAAGGCTTACTGGGGTTAAACAAAATCAAAGGTTTGGCCCGACAAGTGTGCCCACCGTCTTCATGCTCCAGAGGCAGCCGAGGGTCGCTTGGTCCAACTATGTGCCCTCCCTCAAGCCTCCAGAGTTCTAGTGGGCCCCGTGAACGCCGTAGCATGTTGGAGGAAGTTCTGCACCAGCAGAG AATGCTGCAGATTCAGCACCAGCCTCAACCCCAAGTCCAATTTCTCTCACAGTCTCACCCTTCATCTCCTCCCTCCAACAATCTCTTTGCTCCTGCTGCTCTGTTTTCCAACCCCCCAACTCAAGCAATTCTCCCTCCATGCCAGAAGACCTCCATCGCCTTCCAGCACAACCTGTGGCAACAACAGCAGTCTTTCGACTCCTCTTCCTCATCGCTATCTCCAGTGGCATCTGCTGCCCATCTGCTGGAGGCACGTCTGCACATCAGCCAACGTTCACATCTCCACCCTCAGTCCCCACAGCACCTGCAGATCCAGCCCAACCTCCCATCCCAGGGGCCTTTCTCTCTCCTGCCCCACCCAGGCAGTTGGAGCCTGAGCACCAGCACAGAACCCGAGCCTAATGTCCAGGAGCTGATTTGTGCCAGTCAAAAACAACAACTCAGCAACTGTGTCA
- the sik1 gene encoding serine/threonine-protein kinase SIK1 isoform X1: MVIMTDSRTGSHSSCAQARPLQVGFYEIIRTLGKGNFAVVKLARHKVTKTQVAIKIIDKTRLNSANLEKIYREVQIMKLLNHPHIIKLYQVMETKDMLYIVTEYAKNGEMFDYLTSNGRMSENEARKKFWQILTAVDYCHRHHIVHRDLKTENLLLDANMNIKLADFGFGNFYNAGEPLSTWCGSPPYAAPEVFEGKEYEGPQLDIWSLGVVLYVLVCGSLPFDGDSLPALRQRVTEGRFRIPFFMSQDCENLIRKMLVVDPAKRITIAQIKQHRWMLADPSAPHQTLSLSLTDYNSNLGDYSEPVLGIMQTLGIDRQRTVESLQNSSYNHFSAIYYLLLERVKEHRSQQISRQCGAWNQRSRTASDSSTPEVIMESSDSFRNSAFPVATKVNAPIHSEMECEQGGLFQRVVCPVEASLNGLLWNRSISPNSLLETTISEEVRPHDLEEEEGILQVQPPHLPSTTSRRHTLAEVSTSRFHQCSPPCIVVSPSDGASSDSCLKSSSNTNPPLSPVVGDFSSLLISGTGPGALGPAGTPLALSSNLLLQNQGSMLAASFQEGRRASDTSLTQGLKAFRQQLRKNTRAKGLLGLNKIKGLARQVCPPSSCSRGSRGSLGPTMCPPSSLQSSSGPRERRSMLEEVLHQQRMLQIQHQPQPQVQFLSQSHPSSPPSNNLFAPAALFSNPPTQAILPPCQKTSIAFQHNLWQQQQSFDSSSSSLSPVASAAHLLEARLHISQRSHLHPQSPQHLQIQPNLPSQGPFSLLPHPGSWSLSTSTEPEPNVQELICASQKQQLSNCVMVK, translated from the exons ATGGTGATCATGACGGACAGCAGGACGGGCTCTCACTCAAGCTGTGCCCAGGCGAGGCCTCTTCAAGTCGGCTTCTACGAGATCATCAGAACCCTCGGCAAGGGGAACTTTGCTGTGGTGAAACTAGCCAGACACAAAGTAACGAAAACACAG GTTGCgattaaaataattgataaaacAAGACTGAACTCTGCTAATTTGGAGAAGATCTACAGGGAGGTTCAGATTATGAAGCTGCTTAATCACCCTCACATCATAAAGCTCTATCAG GTCATGGagaccaaagacatgctgtacatcGTGACGGAGTATGCAAAAAACGGAGAAATGTTTG ACTATCTGACGTCTAATGGAAGGATGAGTGAAAACGAGGCTCGTAAGAAGTTTTGGCAGATTCTGACGGCGGTGGACTACTGTCATAGGCACCACATAGTCCACAGAGATCTCAAAACTGAAAACCTGCTGCTAGATGCCAACATGAACATCAAGCTTGCAG ACTTTGGATTTGGAAACTTCTATAATGCTGGGGAACCTCTCTCCACATGGTGTGGAAGTCCTCCATATGCTGCCCCAGAGGTCTTTGAGGGCAAAGAGTATGAGGGGCCACAGTTAGACATTTGG AGTTTAGGCGTGGTTCTGTATGTGCTGGTGTGTGGGTCACTGCCCTTTGATGGGGACAGTCTTCCAGCTCTGAGACAAAGAGTGACGGAGGGCCGCTTCAGAATACCATTCTTCATGTCACAAG ACTGTGAAAATCTCATTCGTAAGATGCTGGTTGTTGATCCAGCCAAGAGAATCACCATCGCTCAGATCAAGCAGCACCGCTGGATGCTTGCAGATCCCAGTGCACCCCACCAGACCCTTTCCCTTTCCCTTACCGACTACAACTCCAACCTGGGAGACTACAGTGAACCCGTCTTGGGTATCATGCAGACCCTTGGCATTGACCGGCAGAGGACTGTGGAG TCTCTCCAGAACAGCAGCTACAATCACTTCTCAGCTATCTATTACCTGCTGCTCGAAAGAGTGAAGGAGCACCGCAGCCAACAGATTAGCCGTCAATGTGGGGCCTGGAATCAGAGGTCGAGGACAGCGTCTGATTCCTCCACCCCAGAG GTGATCATGGAGTCATCTGACAGCTTCAGAAACTCTGCCTTCCCTGTCGCCACCAAGGTGAATGCTCCTATCCATTCAGAGATGGAATGTGAACAAGGAGGTCTATTTCAG CGCGTGGTGTGCCCAGTGGAAGCCAGCCTGAATGGACTCCTGTGGAACAGATCTATCTCCCCAAACAGCCTGCTGGAGACCACCATTAGCGAGGAGGTGCGACCTCATGACCTAGAGGAAGAAGAGGGTATCCTGCAGGTTCAGCCACCCCATCTGCCAAGCACCACCTCCCGAAGACACACACTTGCAGAGGTCTCCACCAGTAGATTCCACCAGTGCAGTCCACCCT GTATCGTGGTTAGCCCCTCAGATGGTGCATCTTCTGACAGCTGTCTGAAGTCCTCCTCAAACACCAACCCACCTCTCTCCCCAGTTGTAGGGGATTTTTCCTCTCTTCTCATCTCCGGTACTGGACCTGGGGCCTTAGGCCCTGCTGGGACACCCCTTGCTCTTTCCTCCAACTTGCTTTTGCAGAACCAAGGGAGCATGCTTGCAGCCAGCTTCCAAGAGGGCCGTAGAGCATCAGATACCTCCCTTACACAGG gTCTAAAAGCATTCAGACAGCAGCTGAGGAAGAACACTCGTGCGAAAGGCTTACTGGGGTTAAACAAAATCAAAGGTTTGGCCCGACAAGTGTGCCCACCGTCTTCATGCTCCAGAGGCAGCCGAGGGTCGCTTGGTCCAACTATGTGCCCTCCCTCAAGCCTCCAGAGTTCTAGTGGGCCCCGTGAACGCCGTAGCATGTTGGAGGAAGTTCTGCACCAGCAGAG AATGCTGCAGATTCAGCACCAGCCTCAACCCCAAGTCCAATTTCTCTCACAGTCTCACCCTTCATCTCCTCCCTCCAACAATCTCTTTGCTCCTGCTGCTCTGTTTTCCAACCCCCCAACTCAAGCAATTCTCCCTCCATGCCAGAAGACCTCCATCGCCTTCCAGCACAACCTGTGGCAACAACAGCAGTCTTTCGACTCCTCTTCCTCATCGCTATCTCCAGTGGCATCTGCTGCCCATCTGCTGGAGGCACGTCTGCACATCAGCCAACGTTCACATCTCCACCCTCAGTCCCCACAGCACCTGCAGATCCAGCCCAACCTCCCATCCCAGGGGCCTTTCTCTCTCCTGCCCCACCCAGGCAGTTGGAGCCTGAGCACCAGCACAGAACCCGAGCCTAATGTCCAGGAGCTGATTTGTGCCAGTCAAAAACAACAACTCAGCAACTGTGTCA